In the genome of Mustelus asterias chromosome 9, sMusAst1.hap1.1, whole genome shotgun sequence, the window aagggaaggagggagggggaagggaaggagggagggggaagggaaggagggagggggaagggaaggagggagggggaagggaaggaaggagacgggagggagagagaggaagagaaggaAGGGGTGAAGGGAGGGTGCAtgaggagaagggagggagagagggaaaggaggatttgatttaatttattattgtcacatgtatgaacatacagtgaaaagtattgttccttgcgtgttatacagacagagcatgccgttcatagagaaggaaacgagacagtgcagaatgtagtgaaggagagggagagaaaagagcagaatggatggaggggagggggaaggagggaaataGGCCCcagagggaagagaagggaagggatggagagaggagaaaggagtgtgaggggtggggagaggaaggAGTGAAGGAAtataggagggagggagagggggaggggaggaggtggtaaTGGAGGGACggttgagggggagagtgaaGCAGAGAATGGGAAAGGGGAACCCGGCAGTGACCCTCAGAATTGTTGCCATTGCAAATAGACAGAATATTCTGAATCAGGACATAATGGCTCCTAACCAAAAATCTGGTGGGGTTTTACTATCTGCAGCCACTTCCCAGTAAGGTTATTTTAATATGGAGACCAAATTGGAAATAGGAGAAATTCCCGTTTTTCTGTTAAAGGTTAATGTAGAGACCATGAAGTAAAGAAGCGGGTCTTTAAATTCCTACATTCTAAGGCACGGCAAAGATTCTTCCCTGAAAGGTTTCGTTTAATTATTGTGAACTAGTTTAATCACATCTGTACCGAGCCAAGTCTGGCTGACCAAAGGATCACTTCCTTCATGAGACACGGAATCGAAGCCTGTCCCTGGGGAGGGGAAACTGCTTCAGTTTGTGTACTTATTAAATTCCACACCCATTCTCCCAAAGCAAAAACTTCCCCCACCATCACCCTCCCTGATTGCAGCCTGCGATAGATCCAAGAATTGTCGCTGCTTCGCCCACACATTGTCCTGATAAAAATGTCCCTGTAAAATGGACTTGGGCGAGGAGAGGAATGTGTGGTCGCCACACATCTGAGATTAATTACATACAACAAGGAGACAAAACCTCACCTCAGATCCAGATCACaatataatttaaaataaaacacacacacagataaacagatGGAGATGAAAAGTGAACATTGTAAACCACTTTGACAGAACGGGTCTTGAACAGAGTGTCTGATCTATAGAAAACGGGCTGGTTCGAGCAATTTCCCCTGTTATTTGTGTGAATGTATTGTAAAGAGGTTTAGATCCCGGGGTGAGCAGTCAGAGATCTGGCCTGTTTTcactgattggggggggggggggggggcgtctcaGGCTTCGATAACATTGAATCAACAAACTGCAGCGTTCTTGAGCTAAACATACGAAaagaaaatgatttttttaaaaagtgattcgCACACGCGGGCAACCCTGCATTCAGACAGATAAATTCAAAAGTCCTTACTGAGCTGAGAAGCAATGGTTACAGAAAGCGAAAGAATATGAAATAGTGCAACATAATTAAACTGGAACTTCATCCTtaagtacccccctccccccaacaccaccaGCCTGCACATGGAGATCAAGAACTATCTGCAATTCCTGTTTATCTCAATCCATTGACAAGGTTGAGTGTTCCTTGTTTCCTGTTTGTCTTAAGATGCCAGTATTAAAGTCTCCattccaaagagagagagagagagactggtatAGTCCGCAGGGGATCCCTCGGCAAATatatatttctttttttaaaaaaaagaaacagacCTTCCCGTTTGCAGCAGATACCTTTGTTGTGTTAGATTAAAGCTCTCTTGAGTTTGTTGAGATAATTCCTAAGGGCTGTTTTCCTGTCAGGGTCATTTCTAGTTTAAACCCCACACCTAAGCTGCTAAAGGCAGCAACATTGTACAACTTGTTGTAGCATTTTAAGCAAAGCAATTGTCCTGGAGGTTGCAATATCTGTGGGGATTGTATTTATTTAGCAAGCACAATTAAGTAAGTGGCCCCTTCCATGTAAAATATGACATTGGGGCAGTCATAAGATACAGGCGCCGGATccaccatctcacacacacaagacTCAGAAACCTAACCGCGACACAGATTACAAtcctggggcggggggaggggggattattATTTGTTTTTCAAAATTTTACAATGGGAATCACAAAGATTTTACATTATTCAACCCGACCCTTATTAATTCCCTGAAGTGTCAATGCCTaagattttaaatttattttttatttaaagaAATGCTGCGTTAACTGTCGCCAACCTACCAGCAAATCCGTGTGCTTTCCCCCtcaatcctgcagtctctctcacccccttccccacccgccACACACCCCCGCAATAAAACCACCAGCAAATCAGGAAtacagtgcatgtgtgtgagacaaTTCTTCAATGTTTTTAATGGATGCAgatacagatatatatatattttttacagCGGTGTGTGGACTAGGTGAAAACAGATGTTGCAACGCACCCAAGGACACAATGCATGCATAAAGAACCGAACAATTTGCCCCTCATTTCGTTAACCTGCTCCCGTATTTTAACCAAAGCATTAAGCAATGAAATGTGGTCGCATCgttactgggtgtgtgtgtgttgtgtgtgtatgtgtggggggtgggaatgCTGTGTTGAAACGCAACCCCATGTTTCCCGATGCCGATGAGATTCAATTGGAATTGAATTTTCaaaaattgaaaaataaaatctTGCATTTGATTAGTGATGATCTtggatggtggaggagggagtggggaaaaGGAACTGTAAAATAGATATTGGTGCAACCTGGTACTTCGGGCGATTTGTGAATGTCCCATTCAGAAAAAAAAGAAGACCGAACGGGTGATATAATGCGGAGAAATGGAACCCATTGATATTTCCTCGCACAATGCAAGTCAGGAGCCATGCCCTAAAGGGGGCAATGCTTTTAGCGGCGGCTAATTACTCTGGACTGATTCTTTTTTGTGTATATATAGAAAAGGAAGGAGGCTGCAATTATGTAATTTACACCGGGGAATTTGGCTTAATCTTATCTATTATTAGTCGTGTGATTGACTCGTTTATTCCTGTGTGGTGTGTCCATTTGGTTGGCGGGAGGCAGACTGAAAGATGTCTATTTTACTTGTGAGTGGAGGTTTCACTCCtccttttccctccctccctcctctcctgtgTGAGCTTTGAGAccaaaagagagagagcggaaattCCTGCTTCCGATTGCaagcagagggacacagatacagcaacattcactctgtctctctctctctctttgtgaatGGCATTTCCAAAGCTCATCTGCATACACACGCCGGCCCCGGGTCGTCGCCGCGGCAACCGGGCTGACGTCACAATGGGCGGCGGGCGCTGATTGGGCGGCGGCGGCTGAATGTATCCATCTATGGAAGGTTGTGTTTCTATTGAGGAAACAAGCCGGAGCTGCAACAGGCGGGCAGGGTCATTGAGAAAAATAAATACAGCGGCGGCTCGTACCCCATTCAGCAATCCGGggccattccacacacactcattccagcCTCTCCTCTCGGGAGGGGAATACATTGCAGCTCGGCTCCCACCATTAAGGAGCAACGTTGTTTTTCTTATTATTTTTGCCCAATTTGCAAAGCTGGATCAGAATTTGTTGTTGCCATTTGCAAATCTGGATTGCTTTGTTTAATCTTTTTTTTGCAGTTTGCAGAGCTGGATCATTGTTTTAATTTATTGCAAAGCTGGATCATTTTCTCGATCGGTTTGCAATTTGTAAGGCAGTCCCTTTTTGCGGGGACTGTTCCCATTGATAAAACAAAGGAGCAAATTTTCCAGGTGGGCTTTTTTCCTTTCTCTTTCCCACCACCTGCTTAATCCTCTTTTCCCACTCTCCCTTTCTTCCACTCTGTCCTCTTTCTCTTTGCACCTTCCCCTATTcccctctctcttccaccctccccccattcctctctctgtctctctctctctttccaccctCCTCTCTTTCTGATCTGATGCTCGCTCATTGAGACTTGCCCCCATGTTAGAGAGGTTCCCCTGCGCCCCGCTCGACTCGGAAATGGCGATCTGCAAGGCGCCGGGCTGGCTGCACGACCAGCTGGAGCGAGGCTCGGAGCGGCTGCTGCTGGTGGACTGCCGGGCCCGGGAGCGCTACGACTCGGGGCACATCGAGGCGGCCATCAACGTGGCCATCCCCGGGCTGATGCTGCGGCGCCTGAGGAAGGGCAACTTCCCCGTCCGCTCGCTCATCTCCAACAAGGAGGACAAGGAACGCTTCGCCCGCCGCTGCAACACCGACATCATCCTCTTGTACGATGAGAGCACCGGCGAATGGAACGAGAACCTGAACGCCAGCTCGGTGCTGGGCTTGCTGCTTCGAAAGTTAAAGGACGAGGGATGTAAAGTCTTCTGCCTGGAAGGTAAAGAGAGACTTCTTTCAACACCTTCAATGTATCTTTATACCCCTCTGTGTGTAGCTGTACCCCTCAAGGTAATGATACATTGAGAGGTATAGCAACACAATGTATCAAtgtttttatttatatatatcccACACAGCACAGGACAGCCCCTGACCCAGTAGCAAATGTGAAAGTCAAATCCTCcccaaaatatattaaaattgaGGATATCTCGAAGGGGGGTGCACCACAATATCGACTTGCATCAGAAACAGAAGCCACAGAAAGAAGGGAAAACAAGAGAATGATCTGCTTTGGAAGCGGGTGGAAGCAAATTGAATAACTTTCAACATATATTGTGTATACatatgtttatatatatatatatatatatgagagagagagaattgtttATAGATGTATAGACTAATTGATATGAAGAGGGCAATCACTGGGCTATGGGAAAGTGCAGTTATTAGTAATTGGCTCGTTTTCAAAGAGCAACCATgtacacagtgggctgaatggcctcttccttaaTCACTGGGTTATGGGAAAGTGCAGTGAGTAATTGGATAGTTTTCAGAGTAAACATGtatacaatgggccgaatagccaccACCTTGATCACTGGGCTAGGGGAATGTGCAGTGCAATACATAGTAATTGGATAGTTCTCACAGAGCAAGTATGtgcataatgggccgaatggccacctcctgtatcTATAATTTAAAATGTCTTTGTTTCTACTAAACTGTTTCATTAATGTGGCGCCTGCTATGTTTTCTCTTTGTCTTTGTGCTCCTCAGGCGGATTCAACAAGTTCCAGGCGGAATATCCGGCGCACTGTGAGAGCAACCTGGACAGCTCCTGTGGCAGCGGGTCGCCCACCCTGCCGGTGCTGGGGCTAGGGGGGCTGCGCATCAGCTCAGACTCGTCCTCGGACATCGAGTCGGAGCCGGACCGAGACGCCCCCAACAGCGCGACCGAGTGCGAGAGCAGCCCGCTCTCCAACAACCAGCAGCCCTCCTTCCCGGTGGAGATTCTGCCCCACCTGTACCTGGGCTGTGCCAAGGACTCCACCAACCTAGATATGCTGGAGGAACACGGC includes:
- the LOC144498475 gene encoding dual specificity protein phosphatase 6-like; the protein is MLERFPCAPLDSEMAICKAPGWLHDQLERGSERLLLVDCRARERYDSGHIEAAINVAIPGLMLRRLRKGNFPVRSLISNKEDKERFARRCNTDIILLYDESTGEWNENLNASSVLGLLLRKLKDEGCKVFCLEGGFNKFQAEYPAHCESNLDSSCGSGSPTLPVLGLGGLRISSDSSSDIESEPDRDAPNSATECESSPLSNNQQPSFPVEILPHLYLGCAKDSTNLDMLEEHGIKYILNVTPNLPNLFENAGEFKYKQIPISDHWSQNLSQFFPEAIAFIDEARNQSCGVLVHCLAGISRSVTVTVAYLMQKLNLSMNDAYDIVKMKKSNISPNFNFMGQLLDFERTLGLSSPCDNRLPSQPLYFTTATPTNQNVFQLDSLQST